A stretch of Eriocheir sinensis breed Jianghai 21 chromosome 68, ASM2467909v1, whole genome shotgun sequence DNA encodes these proteins:
- the LOC126988135 gene encoding LOW QUALITY PROTEIN: centrosome-associated protein CEP250-like (The sequence of the model RefSeq protein was modified relative to this genomic sequence to represent the inferred CDS: deleted 1 base in 1 codon) gives MEASTSDVLLRCLNVLQLTQDQCPSLQHLADGRVYSRLVSILKNEQIVNQNLASLTPTLEALLQEHFAATNLVVFEEAVGGNREELTKLTLLLLYIALFTDAKLRGRLVNTSALDQATQARFKYLLEAVQKRGASLSSRFLHILCTEEVGARSPSWAPSQVNGAELSSPRVYTTSPKSSIIASPLRELVQSPHFRLQELLNSRKREVKRLQQQLTALESDKQEMTLTISSGNTKVTKLREEVSRLQAKLQATQQQQDEVQAQAMMDDNLKLQQVKELAARCSQLRKENTSLQQTDERLKEENDDLTARNSSLRQQLLHIRLDKDRLEGEVSSLREAKFENESLIESQASDIREMKTQLEELRQYLMDHKSASVSIEESFGNSPLHFSSSHSSSVSGEENMAEAVVEKVLKEELIQLQLQHSALQQDFDAAATTRDQLTQQAAAQEEHMRCLAQEVEDKARSLASLTEQLSGAQDTINAMLKEKEKLLQDFESEKVSLSGVIKAQEDSLSALQQQVKESMEENTREKSALATTITLKEEECKDLQRRLEDTHRTSEEDKVKFASILQEKEQCIADLKEQMGHLRTHMSEEKAALEAQVKLTEEATHNQKVAMESTVKLLVEEKDGEIQRKEKCIAKLESEKDSLLKMHQEERSLLATTAEEHKRALEALQQRLDSVTGQHTTDKEKLESELRCSQESCSSLVQELQAAQDSHEAQLAKQQLLVQEKMTEVTCLEKQIETLKEIQEDLQRKSEVEVQRLSASLEAEQQCVAELRQEAAALLEARSRDTDCLDRLRESNEMLDKEIKELKDCTVTLQNSKQVLEGEKVELITNLQEKEKYISEQKEEIVKLRDQVTEERAAAEGKIKTLEKDSYDGQQKMESTVEEREKIIQEKENLIAELQSEKDSLSKMLHEEECLLATRAEEHRSALEALHQKLDAETSQRSLLATTAEEHRRALEALQQRLNIVTGQHTTDKEKLESELRCSQESCSSLVQELQAAQDSHEAQLAKQQLLVQEKMTEVTCLEKQIETLKEIQEDLQRKSEGEAKRLSASLEAEQQCVAELRQEVAALMDTKCKDIDCLDRLRESNEKLDKEMKELKDHAGRADHSKQVLEGEKVELITNLQEKEKYISEQKEEIVKLRDQVTEERAAAEGKIKTLEKDSYDGQQKMESTIKSVMEEREKTIQEKENLIAELQSEKDSLSKMLHEEECLLATRAEEHRSALEALHQKLDAEADQHTTEKKKLDSEVLDLTKKVETLEKVKEDLQRKSEGEAKRLSASLEAEQQCVAELRQEVAALMDTKCKDTDCLDRLRESNEKLDKEMKELKDHAGRADHSKQVLEGENSKLAADLQEKGECIAGLKEELDRLRTQITAEKAAAEAKLKTIENDSHERQQTMECTIKSFTEEKAQEIQEKENLIAELQSEKDSLSKMLHEEKCLLATKTEELRGVLEALHQKLDAETSRHDAVREKLEREGLDHIKKVETLNVTVEDLQRKSEAEVQRLSASLEAEQQCVAELRQEVAALMDSRSRDTDHTVRLRESNDELNKEVAVLKGSLAEVTEKYSTLQRESGEAAHHHKTEVSRQEERLAEKEGALSLLLKEVEDSKQVFEEEKSKLAADLEAREERITQLRKEICEAGTQMEKEKSAHDAQVKVMEGESGGEKQRLEATVQAIKEEKARVIQGLEELVAELQREKDEVRQSHQEEKCALTEMAEEHKAALVALQGRLEDLTSQHRAEKEQLESDLQATQTARQEAETKSVEAYRESIQELSEEVARLKGCVAEQKEKYLLLREETEEATQHHTSQEEAQARQQLEVEQTLRTEMEHCKQVFEEEKLSLATTAREREETIVQLREEKLSLATTAREREETIVQLREEKLSLATTAREREETIVQLREEKLSLATTAREREETIVQLKEEKLSLATTAREREETIVQLKEEKLSLATTARERETIVQLREEKLSLATTARERGDHRAAEGGEAVPGHHRKRERGDHRAAEGGEAVPGHHRKRERGDHRAAEGGEAVPGHHHKRERGDHRAAEGGDQAADWTLGAEQDALQRQADTNRQTLEHERLLMSSKTEDTLLGQQQEVSSLQKDLQQAKKQLTDATHNLQQHQAEVAALAQKLAVTEAESKKHHSRVLALESQTIDKEKAVAASEEELRRVEREAEKTVQSLKEEVRAAKEKAKLERGAADTIRKTYKTEVEKLTLRAAEWEREKKEREILQKKYETAKKKLGETVTHLDEARTANRHYQQQLSQVKECMKKLEESVQREKLKGIEAQNRVLEVEGKYQPLKEKNHEQENTIKRLGAEKRSMEMQLHHAEAQIKEHKKLQRRESFWEQEVPASSSNRLTRMSISDSQVLGRRTTRSATTSSSADEYLGCNDSTEKLLPKKRTRDHLQRGSASSKDDSVFLKPKSQTMVAGGGSISSDERVAQREALAAPSDTQTKRPGLPPPEIILDHSLGKSIPRSMHFRCDEEEEELFNNKYLHDMKNGNCIPVGDEQWRRVSELQRRNSLYPPHMRSAYPVEMQFRPLDDFEDDKLREGCAIDDRQLLNLTAATENLELDSPAFNLRKRKSPSDSIISETSLDSSDGKKTRRLSTSYSRPGPPTPGRRLSRGDKENRRESNASELSLSLWQGHRKEGASGLASRGGSPVTRHPQPDASRATRRKLLGRTTSSSSVRSQSSPARSPTVLSKKGMSTPQARKGMTPSSLRKILAKGKSPWRKLDNNDETPKGLGDSTNSNGSSKLRIFRKPFGSRNYNVLSASLRSQERLATLDDSLTNSAGHSSAATTELRPRRRK, from the exons caAAAATGAACAAATCGTCAATCAGAATTTGGCGTCCCTCACACCCACCCTGGAGGCACTGCTGCAAG AGCACTTTGCAGCGACCAACCTTGTGGTGTTTGAGGAGGCCGTGGGAGGCAACAGGGAGGAGCTGACCAAGCTGACCCTGCTGCTCCTCTACATCGCCCTCTTCACAGACGCCAAGCTGAGGGGTCGGCTGGTCAACACCTCGGCGCTGGACCAGGCAACGCAGGCCAGG tTCAAGTACCTGTTGGAGGCCGTGCAGAAGAGGGGCGCCAGCCTCAGCTCCCGCTTCCTGCACATCCTCTGTACTGAAGAAGTTG GTGCTAGAAGTCCTTCCTGGGCCCCGAGTCAGGTGAATGGTGCTGAGTTGAGTTCACCCAGAGTATACACCACCTCCCCCAAGTCTTCCATCATCGCCTCCCCGCTCAGAGAGTTGGTGCAG aGCCCTCACTTCCGGCTGCAGGAACTCTTGAACTCCAGGAAGCGTGAGGTCAAGCGCCTGCAGCAGCAACTCACCGCGCTGGAGTCTGACAAGCAGGAGATGACGCTCACCATATCCTCGGGGAACACCAAGGTTACAAAACTAC GCGAGGAGGTGAGTCGGCTGCAGGCCAAGCTCCAAGCCACCCAGCAGCAGCAGGACGAGGTGCAGGCGCAGGCCATGATGGACGATAACCTCAAActacagcag GTGAAGGAACTGGCGGCGAGGTGCTCCCAGCTGAGGAAGGAGAACACATCCCTGCAGCAGACGGAcgagagactgaaggaggagaacgatgacCTCACTGCCCGG aACTCCTCCTTGCGCCAACAGCTGCTGCACATTCGCCTGGACAAAGACCGCCTGGAGGGGGAAGTGAGCTCGCTGAGAGAGGCGAAGTTTGAGAATGAAAGCCTTATAGAGAGCCAGGCCAGCGACATCAGGGAAATGAAG ACTCAACTTGAGGAGCTGCGTCAGTACCTCATGGACCACAAGAGTGCGAGTGTCTCCATCGAGGAGTCGTTTGGGAACTCTCCGCTCCATTTCTCCTCCAGCCATTCTTCAAGTGTCTCAG GCGAGGAGAACATGGCCGAGGCCGTGGTGGAGAAGGTGCTGAAGGAGGAGCTAATACAGCTGCAGCTCCAACACTCAGCGCTGCAGCAGGACTTTGACGCGGCCGCCACCACGAGAGACCAGCTGACCCAACAG GCAGCTGCCCAGGAGGAACACATGAGGTGCCTGGCCCAGGAGGTGGAGGACAAGGCCCGTTCCCTCGCCTCACTCACAGAACAGCTGAGTGGAGCGCAGGACACCATCAACGCTatgttgaaggaaaaggaaaagctgTTACAGGACTTTGAAAGTGAAAAAGTGTCACTAAGTGGTGTGATCAAGGCGCAGGAAGACTCCCTGTCAGCCCTGCAGCAGCAAGTCAAGGAAAGCATGGAGGAAAACACTCGGGAAAAGTCCGCCCTGGCCACGACCATcacactgaaggaggaggagtgcaagGACCTGCAGAGGAGACTGGAGGACACTCACAGGACCTCTGAGGAAGACAAGGTGAAGTTTGCCAGCATCCTGCAGGAGAAGGAGCAGTGCATCGCAGACCTCAAGGAACAGATGGGTCACCTCAGGACGCACATGTCTGAGGAGAAGGCTGCGCTGGAGGCCCAGGTCAAGCTGACTGAGGAGGCGACCCACAACCAGAAGGTGGCAATGGAATCTACCGTGAAACTGTTGGTGGAAGAAAAAGACGGAGAGattcagagaaaggaaaagtgcaTTGCAAAACTTGAGAGTGAAAAAGACAGCCTGTTGAAGATGCACCAGGAAGAAAGGAGTTTGCTGGCCACCACGGCCGAGGAACACAAGCGTGCCCTGGAAGCACTACAGCAGAGGCTTGACAGTGTGACAGGGCAGCACACCACTGATAAAGAGAAGCTGGAGAGTGAGCTCAGGTGTTCACAAGAGTCCTGTTCTTCACTGGTGCAGGAGTTGCAGGCAGCCCAAGACAGTCATGAGGCACAGCTGGCCAAACAACAGCTCTTGGTGCAGGAGAAAATGACGGAAGTAACTTGTCTGGAAAAACAAATTGAAACCCTGAAAGAAATCCAAGAGGACTTGCAGAGGAAGTCTGAGGTTGAAGTCCAGAGGCTGTCAGCAAGCCTTGAGGCTGAGCAGCAGTGTGTTGCTGAGCTGAGGCAGGAGGCTGCTGCCCTCTTGGAGGCAAGGAGTAGAGACACTGACTGCCTTGACAGGCTGAGGGAGTCCAATGAAATGCTTGACAAAGAGATCAAGGAACTCAAGGATTGTACAGTCACTTTACAAAACAGCAAGCAagtgttggagggagagaaagtggagttgATCACCAACctgcaagagaaagaaaaatacatctcagaacagaaggaagaaattgTCAAACTGAGAGACCAGGTGACTGAAGAAAGGGCCGCTGCTGAGGGCAAGATTAAGACCTTAGAAAAGGACTCTTATGATGGGCAACAGAAAATGGAGTCcacggtggaggagagggagaaaataatacaggaaaaggaaaacctCATTGCAGAACTCCAAAGTGAAAAAGACAGCTTGTCCAAGATGCTCCATGAAGAAGAGTGTTTGCTGGCCACCAGGGCTGAAGAACACCGGAGTGCCCTGGAGGCACTGCACCAGAAGCTGGACGCTGAGACAAGCCAGCGGAGTTTGCTGGCCACCACAGCAGAGGAACACAGGCGTGCCCTTGAAGCACTACAGCAGAGGCTTAACATTGTGACAGGGCAGCACACCACTGATAAAGAGAAGCTAGAGAGTGAGCTCAGGTGTTCACAAGAGTCCTGTTCTTCACTGGTGCAGGAGTTGCAGGCAGCCCAAGACAGTCATGAGGCACAGCTGGCCAAACAACAGCTCTTGGTGCAGGAGAAAATGACGGAAGTAACTTGTCTGGAAAAACAAATTGAAACCCTGAAAGAAATCCAAGAGGACTTGCAGAGGAAGTCTGAGGGTGAGGCTAAGAGGCTGTCAGCAAGCCTTGAGGCTGAGCAGCAGTGTGTTGCTGAGCTGAGGCAGGAAGTTGCTGCCCTCATGGATACAAAGTGTAAAGACATTGACTGCCTTGACAGGCTGAGGGAGTCCAATGAGAAGCTTGACAAAGAGATGAAGGAACTCAAGGATCATGCTGGCAGAGCTGACCACAGCAAGCAagtgttggagggagagaaagtggagttgATCACCAAcctacaagagaaagaaaaatacatctcagaacagaaggaagaaattgTCAAACTGAGAGACCAGGTGACTGAAGAAAGGGCCGCTGCTGAGGGCAAGATTAAGACCTTAGAAAAGGACTCTTATGACGGACAACAGAAAATGGAGTCCACAATTAAATctgtgatggaggagagggagaaaacaatACAGGAGAAGGAAAACCTCATTGCAGAACTCCAAAGTGAAAAAGACAGCTTGTCCAAGATGCTCCATGAAGAAGAGTGTTTGCTGGCCACCAGGGCTGAAGAACACCGGAGTGCCCTGGAGGCACTGCACCAGAAGCTGGACGCTGAGGCAGACCAGCACActacagaaaagaaaaagctgGACAGTGAGGTGCTTGACCTTACAAAGAAAGTGGAGACCCTGGAAAAAGTCAAAGAGGACTTGCAGAGGAAGTCTGAGGGTGAGGCTAAGAGGCTGTCAGCAAGCCTTGAGGCTGAGCAGCAGTGTGTTGCTGAGCTGAGGCAGGAAGTTGCTGCCCTGATGGACACAAAGTGTAAAGACACTGACTGCCTTGACAGGCTGAGGGAGTCCAATGAGAAGCTGGACAAAGAGATGAAGGAGCTCAAGGATCATGCTGGCAGAGCTGACCACAGCAAGCAAGTGTTGGAGGGAGAAAACTCCAAGTTGGCCGCCGACCTGCAGGAAAAAGGTGAGTGCATCGCAGGCTTGAAGGAAGAGCTTGATAGACTCAGAACCCAGATCACTGCAGAGAAGGCGGCTGCCGAGGCCAAGTTGAAGACGATAGAAAACGATTCTCATGAGAGACAGCAAACAATGGAATGCACAATAAAATCCTTTACAGAAGAAAAGGCACAAGAAATTCAGGAGAAGGAAAACCTCATTGCAGAACTCCAAAGTGAAAAAGACAGCTTGTCCAAGATGCTCCATGAAGAAAAGTGTTTGCTGGCCACCAAGACTGAGGAACTCAGGGGTGTGCTGGAGGCACTGCACCAGAAGCTGGACGCTGAGACAAGCCGGCACGATGCAGTAAGGGAAAAGCTGGAACGTGAAGGGCTTGACCATATAAAGAAAGTGGAAACACTGAATGTAACCGTAGAGGACTTGCAGAGGAAGTCTGAGGCTGAAGTCCAGAGGCTGTCAGCAAGCCTTGAGGCTGAGCAGCAGTGTGTTGCTGAGCTGAGGCAGGAAGTTGCTGCCCTGATGGACTCAAGGAGCAGAGACACTGACCACACTGTCAGGCTGAGGGAATCTAATGATGAGCTCAACAAGGAGGTGGCTGTGCTGAAGGGCAGTCTTGCtgaggtgactgaaaaatactCGACACTTCAGCGAGAGAGCGGCGAGGCTGCGCACCACCACAAGACTGAAGTGTCACGCCAGGAAGAACGGCTTGCAGAAAAAGAGGGAGCCCTCTCGTTGCTACTCAAGGAAGTGGAAGATAGCAAGCAAGTGTTTGAGGAAGAGAAGTCCAAGTTAGCCGCTGACCTGGAGGCAAGGGAGGAACGCATCACTCAGTTAAGGAAAGAAATCTGTGAAGCTGGAActcaaatggaaaaagaaaagtccGCTCATGATGCCCAggtgaaggtgatggaaggggagtcCGGCGGTGAAAAGCAGAGGTTGGAAGCCACGGTCCAGGCCATCaaagaggaaaaagcaagagTGATTCAAGGCCTGGAGGAGCTTGTGGCAGAGCTTCAGAGGGAAAAGGACGAGGTGCGTCAGAGCCACCAGGAAGAAAAGTGTGCGCTGACAGAGATGGCCGAGGAACACAAGGCGGCACTCGTGGCACTGCAGGGAAGACTTGAAGACCTGACCAGCCAGCACAGGGCAGAGAAGGAACAGCTTGAGAGTGACCTCCAGGCCACGCAGACGGCTCGGCAGGAAGCGGAGACAAAGTCTGTCGAGGCGTACAGAGAATCCATCCAAGAACTCTCCGAGGAAGTTGCCAGACTGAAGGGTTGCGTCGCAGAGCAGAAAGAGAAGTACTTGTTGCtgagggaggagacggaggaagccACCCAGCACCACACCAGCCAAGAGGAAGCCCAGGCAAGGCAGCAGCTGGAGGTTGAGCAGACTCTTCGCACTGAAATGGAACACTGTAAGCAAGTGTTTGAGGAGGAGAAGCTGTCCCTCGCCACcaccgcaagagagagagaggagaccatcGTGCAGCTGAGGGAGGAGAAGCTGTCCCTGGCCAccactgcaagagagagagaggagaccatcGTGCAGCTGAGGGAGGAGAAGCTGTCCCTGGCCACcaccgcaagagagagagaggagaccatcGTGCAGCTGAGGGAGGAGAAGCTGTCCCTGGCCAccactgcaagagagagagaggagaccatcGTGCAGCTGAAAGAGGAGAAGCTGTCCCTGGCCACcaccgcaagagagagagaggagaccatcGTGCAGCTGAAGGAGGAGAAGCTGTCCCTGGCCAccactgcaagagagagagagaccatcgtGCAGCTGAGGGAGGAGAAGCTGTCCCTGGCCACCACcgcaagagagagaggagaccatcGTGCAGCTGAAGGAGGAGAAGCTGTCCCTGGCCACcaccgcaagagagagagaggagaccatcGTGCAGCTGAAGGAGGAGAAGCTGTCCCTGGCCACcaccgcaagagagagagaggagaccatcGTGCAGCTGAAGGAGGAGAAGCTGTCCCTGGCCACcaccataagagagagagaggagaccatcGTGCAGCTGAGGGAGGAGATCAAGCAGCTGACTGGACG CTGGGTGCAGAACAGGACGCCTTGCAGCGACAGGCGGACACCAACAGACAAACACTTGAGCACGAGCGGCTGTTGATGAGCAGCAAGACTGAGGACACACTCTTGGGCCAGCAGCAGGAGGTCAGCAGCCTCCAGAAGGACCTACAGCAGGCCAAGAAGCAGCTAACTGATGCCACACACAACCTGCAGCAGCACCAGGCAGAGGTTGCTGCACTCGCCCAAAAG TTGGCAGTGACTGAGGCCGAGAGCAAGAAACACCACTCCCGCGTGCTGGCCCTGGAGAGCCAGACCATCGacaaggagaaggcggtggcagCCTCAGAG GAGGAGCTGCGTCGCGTGGAGCGTGAGGCTGAGAAGACCGTCCAGAGCCTGAAGGAGGAGGTGCGGGCTGCCAAGGAGAAGGCCAAGCTGGAGAGAGGCGCGGCAGACACAATC AGGAAGACATACAAGACTGAGGTTGAGAAGCTAACACTGCGGGCCGCCGAGTGGGAGcgcgagaagaaggagagagaaatccTGCAGAAGAAATACGAGACTGCCAAAAAGAAGCTCGGGGAGACTGTCACGCACCTTGATGAGGCGCGCACTGCTAACAGACACTACCAGCAGCAG CTGAGCCAAGTCAAGGAGTGCATGAAGAAGCTTGAGGAAAGTGTACAGAGGGAGAAACTGAAAGGCATAGAGGCGCAAAATAGAGTGCTTGAGGTCGAGGGGAAGTACCAGCCGCTCAAGGAGAAGAATCATGAACAGGAAAACACCATCAAGAGGCTCGGCGCAGAGAAACGCTCCATGGAAATGCAGCTCCACCACGCCGAGGCTCAGATCAAGGAGCACAAGAAATTGCAGAGGCGGGAGAGCTTCTGG GAGCAGGAGGTCCCGGCGTCCTCCTCCAACAGACTGACGCGGATGTCCATATCAGACAGTCAGGTCCTGGGCCGCAGGACCACGCGttctgccaccacctcctcctcagcgGACGAGTACCTTGGGTGCAACGACTCCACGGAAAAGCTGCTGCCAAAGAAGAGGACCAGGGACCATTTGCAGCGAGGGTCGGCATCAAGCAAAGATGACTCG GTCTTCCTCAAGCCTAAGAGCCAGACCATGGTCGCTGGGGGTGGCAGCATCAGCAGCGATGAGAGAGTGGCCCAGCGCGAGGCCCTGGCAGCACCCTCGGACACCCAGACCAAGCGTCCCGGTCTTCCCCCGCCAGAAATCATCTTGGACCACTCGCTGGGGAAATCCATCCCCCGCAGCATGCACTTCCgctgtgacgaggaggaggaggagctcttcAACAACAAGTACCTCCATGACATGAAG AACGGAAACTGTATACCAGTAGGAGACGAACAGTGGCGGCGGGTGTCTGAGCTGCAGCGGCGGAACTCCCTCTACCCGCCACACATGCGCTCCGCCTACCCCGTGGAGATGCAGTTCAGGCCGCTGGACGACTTTGAGGACGACAAGCTGAGA GAGGGCTGTGCTATAGATGACAGGCAATTACTGAATCTCACTGCGGCCACAGAAAACCTTGAGCTAGACTCTCCGGCCTTCAACCTGCGCAAGCGAAAGTCTCCCTCAGACTCCATCATCTCGGAGACGTCGCTTGACTCTTCAGacgggaagaaaacgaggaggctCTCT ACCTCATACTCCCGGCCTGGCCCGCCCACGCCTGGCCGCCGCCTTAGTCGTGGTGACAAGGAGAACAGGAGGGAGTCCAACGCCTCAGagctgtccctctccctctggcAAGGCCACAGAAAGGAG GGTGCTTCCGGGCTGGCCAGCAGAGGAGGCTCACCCGTCACCCGCCACCCTCAGCCAGACGCCAGCCGGGCCACGCGCCGGAAGTTGCTGGGCCGCACCACCAGCTCAAGCTCAGTACGGTCCCAGTCCTCCCCGGCACGCTCCCCGACGGTTCTCAGCAAGAAGGGGATGTCCACGCCCCAGGCCAGGAAGGGCATGACTCCGTCCTCTCTCAGGAAGATTCTGGCCAAGGGAAAGTCACCCTGGAGGAAGCTTGATAACAATGATGAG ACCCCTAAGGGCTTAGGAGACAGTACAAACTCCAATGGCAGCTCAAAACTCAGGATTTTCCGTAAACCCTTCGGTTCCAGAAATTACAATGTCCTCTCTGCATCACTAAG gTCCCAGGAAAGGCTCGCAACTCTCGACGACTCCTTGACCAACTCAGCCGGCCACTCAAGCGCTGCAACAACTGAGctgaggccgaggaggaggaagtaa